A single genomic interval of Anaerolineae bacterium harbors:
- a CDS encoding PPOX class F420-dependent oxidoreductase: MASIPPEFLDLFEKKAFAHLATLMPDGTPQVTPVWVDFDGTHILVNTARGRVKDRNMQARPQVAVAIIDSDNPYRYLAVRGRVVAMEEDGAAEHINRVLSPKYTGRIGDFGRGGEVRRLYRILPEHVDAHG; this comes from the coding sequence ATGGCTTCAATCCCACCTGAATTCCTGGATTTGTTTGAAAAGAAGGCTTTTGCCCACCTGGCCACCCTGATGCCGGATGGCACGCCGCAGGTCACGCCGGTCTGGGTGGACTTCGACGGCACGCACATCCTGGTGAACACGGCCAGAGGGCGGGTCAAGGACCGCAACATGCAGGCCCGGCCCCAGGTGGCGGTGGCGATCATCGATTCCGATAACCCCTACCGCTACTTGGCTGTACGCGGGCGCGTCGTCGCTATGGAAGAAGACGGCGCGGCGGAGCACATCAATCGCGTGCTTTCGCCCAAATACACAGGCCGGATCGGTGACTTCGGGCGCGGCGGCGAGGTGCGGCGGCTCTATCGCATCCTGCCGGAGCACGTCGACGCGCATGGCTGA